In Candidatus Eremiobacteraceae bacterium, the sequence GCGATCGAGCCGTCCGGTGCTGAAGAGTTCGCGACCGAACCCGTCACGAGCGGCGATGACGAAGCGAATGCCCACGCTTGGGGTGAGTCGCCCACAGGCAGATCGGATGCCAGCGCCGCCACGTGGTCGCCGACATCGACGTCGGTGAAAGCGGTGACTCCGCCGGCCGTCGCCGAGACGCGGGCAACACCTGAGTGGTCGCCTGCGGTAAGCCGGCCTGCCGCATCAATGCGCGCGTCGCCCGTGGCCGTCCATGCGACCGCGCTTGGATCGACTGCGGTCTGCTCGGAGTTCGAGTCAAGAGCCGACACTGCAAGTTGCACCGTCGAACCAAGGGGAACGTCGGGTTCGAAACCCGTGACGGTCAGCGCGCTCACGTTTGCGACCACCGAAAGATTCAACTCGCCGCGCGCAACACCATCGGCCGCCGTGACGGTGACGACGCCGGGGGCGGTCGGCACGAGAGCGCAATCGGCGTTCACCGTCGCAAGCCCGGCCGGCGCGATGGACACATCGGAGCATCCGGCGGGTGCGGCAACGGGCTGCAAGTTCGCATCCACCGCTTTGAACGTCAGCTGGTCGCGGCTGCCGACAAGCACGGCCGGCGCGGCAGCGCTCACCAATAACCGGTCGGCCTGCCCCGGAGGCGCCGTGTTGATCAACGCAAGTCCGTCCGCGATCGCTCGCTCGCGACCGTCCGACGGCGACGTCGCTACCTGAGCGGTCGGATCGCCGAGCGCGCGGACGACCATTTCACTCGACCCCCCGCTGTCGAACGCCATCGCATCCGAAGCGCCAAGGGCGACGAACAACTGACCGAGCATCGCGCGCGTTATGCCGATCGACGAGCCAGGATGCCTTCCGTCTACTACGACGAGCCAGAGCGTCCGGCTATCGCCTGAGATCCCCGCGCCGGACAGCGGGTAGCGGACGTCCGCTTCAAGCGGCGCCGGTGTGACGGGGTCTGCGTACGGCATGCCGCCCCGAAGCAGCCGCGGTCCCCCGCCGATCGCCGTTGCGATCGTTGCCGGCGGCGGCGTTCCGTTGAATGTCACGTCGACGGTATCGCCAGTGACAAAATTCTGCGCGAGTGCGGCCGCCTGTGCGCCGTGCGCGGCGATGGCGAACTCACCCGGTGCAAGCTGCGTGAGTGCCGCGAGATTTGCCGCGGCCATCCGAACCGTGTACGCGCCGCCGGCGGCAGGACTGAGCACGACTTCGGTTGCGTCGTAGCCGGCGGTCGAGGCTAACTGCGCGGTCAAGAGCGTGAGCGGCGTCGACGCTGACCAGTCGTTGAGGGTGTTGATAGTCAGCGAGGCTCCGCGGGCGCCTTGCACTTGCGCGGTCCACACCATCGGCCCGATCGCGATCTTCCCTTGCGAATCCACAGAGAACGTCGCGGCGCCATCCGGCGCGTGCAG encodes:
- a CDS encoding phosphodiester glycosidase family protein translates to MSIIRARGRLLAIILFLYVAPAAPAAALDAFPPVAGLQIVSSVRQVSEIIGPGVTYDRWSLATVPGPLSVSILAVDLTNPLVSFAAVAANGEIGGPGERLSVMADAVHAEAGINSDYFDINGSGSPLNALVVGGQFLHAPDGAATFSVDSQGKIAIGPMVWTAQVQGARGASLTINTLNDWSASTPLTLLTAQLASTAGYDATEVVLSPAAGGAYTVRMAAANLAALTQLAPGEFAIAAHGAQAAALAQNFVTGDTVDVTFNGTPPPATIATAIGGGPRLLRGGMPYADPVTPAPLEADVRYPLSGAGISGDSRTLWLVVVDGRHPGSSIGITRAMLGQLFVALGASDAMAFDSGGSSEMVVRALGDPTAQVATSPSDGRERAIADGLALINTAPPGQADRLLVSAAAPAVLVGSRDQLTFKAVDANLQPVAAPAGCSDVSIAPAGLATVNADCALVPTAPGVVTVTAADGVARGELNLSVVANVSALTVTGFEPDVPLGSTVQLAVSALDSNSEQTAVDPSAVAWTATGDARIDAAGRLTAGDHSGVARVSATAGGVTAFTDVDVGDHVAALASDLPVGDSPQAWAFASSSPLVTGSVANSSAPDGSIATRLSYDIAAGAGVRAAYANGSMAIAGEPLALTFDVYGDGQGEWLRAAYAEPGGIVDTITLARRVDWLGWRSLRIALPAQAHTSLTLTRIYVAQTSADTMAGSIWLRNIGAVYPGPAM